In a single window of the Populus alba chromosome 16, ASM523922v2, whole genome shotgun sequence genome:
- the LOC118051684 gene encoding probable glycosyltransferase STELLO1 encodes MLVQGRVTTNPKSPKSQIRPTINHHHHDLHQRFSESKSLDFSTWVSENFYKIITITVLIATVAAIFFLRSTGDTAAFLYLQSQAQPLDKTHHFPRIDWNNIPAITDKSSTYANFRSEKWIVVSVSHYPSDSLKKLVRIKGWQLLAIGNSRTPNDWSLKGAIYLSLEQQASLGFRVLGYVPYDSYLRKSVGYLFAIQHGAKKIFDADDRGEVIDGDLGKHFDVELIGEGARQETILQYSHENENRSVVNPYVHFGQRTVWPRGLPLENVGELGHEEFYTEVYGGKQFIQQGISNGLPDVDSVFYYTRKTGLEAFDIRFDERAPKVALPQGVMVPVNSFNTIYHSSAFWGLMLPVSVSNMASDVLRGYWGQRLLWEIGGYVVVYPPTVHRHDTVGGYPFSEEKDLHVNVGRLVKFLVAWRSSEHRLFEKILELSFAMAEEGFWSEQDVKFTAAWLQDLLAVGYRQPRLMSFELDRPRPTIGHGDRKEFVPRKFPSVHLGVEEIGTVNYEIANLIRWRKNFGNVVLIMFCNGPVERTALEWRLLYGRIFKTVIILSWQKNEDLAVEVGHLDHMYKHLPKIFDRYSSAEGFLFLQDDTILNYWNLLQASKAKLWITDKVSKSWTTVSTNGNTDWYAKQAEMVRKVVGSMPVHFQVNYKEAMKSDQSLVIGSSEIFYIPQHFVTDFVDLVGLVGDLDIHQKVAIPMFFMSMDSPQNFDSVLSTMVYKRKPPPDNSTLYSAQVPAVHPWNVSSEQDFIKLIRIMAEGDPLLMELV; translated from the exons ATGTTGGTCCAAGGCCGAGTAACAACAAACCCAAAATCTCCCAAATCCCAAATCAGACCCAccatcaaccaccaccaccacgacCTCCACCAGCGCTTCTCAGAGTCAAAATCTTTAGATTTCTCAACATGGGTATCTGAGAATTTCtacaaaatcatcacaatcacAGTGCTGATCGCCACTGTCGCCGCCATCTTCTTCCTCCGGAGCACTGGTGACACCGCCGCTTTTCTCTACCTTCAATCACAAGCACAACCTCTAGACAAAACCCATCATTTCCCTCGCATAGATTGGAACAATATTCCAGCAATCACTGACAAGTCTTCGACTTATGCCAATTTCCGGTCAGAGAAATGGATTGTTGTTAGTGTCTCTCATTACCCTTCCGATTCGCTTAAAAAGCTTGTTAGAATTAAAGGTTGGCAATTGCTTGCAATTGGGAATTCAAGGACCCCAAATGATTGGTCCTTGAAGGGTGCAATTTACTTGTCTTTAGAACAACAAGCGAGTTTAGGGTTTCGAGTTTTGGGTTATGTACCTTATGATTCTTATTTACGGAAGAGTGTGGGGTATTTGTTCGCGATCCAACATGGGGCAAAGAAAATTTTTGATGCTGATGATCGTGGAGAGGTTATTGATGGTGATTTAGGGAAGCATTTTGATGTGGAGTTAATAGGGGAGGGGGCTAGGCAGGAGACTATATTGCAATATAGTCATGAGAATGAGAATAGGAGTGTAGTGAATCCTTACGTTCATTTTGGTCAAAGGACAGTTTGGCCAAGAGGGTTACCATTAGAGAATGTGGGTGAACTTGGTCATGAAGAGTTTTACACTGAGGTTTATGGTGGGAAACAGTTTATACAACAAGGGATATCGAATGGATTGCCTGATGTTGATTCTGTGTTTTATTACACTAGGAAAACGGGTTTGGAAGCTTTCGATATTAGGTTTGATGAGCGTGCCCCGAAAGTGGCACTGCCTCAAGGGGTAATGGTGCCAGTTAATTCGTTTAATACGATTTACCATTCATCGGCTTTCTGGGGTTTGATGCTTCCAGTTTCAGTTAGTAATATGGCTTCTGATGTTTTGAGAGGCTACTGGGGTCAAAGGCTTCTATGGGAGATTGGTGGGTATGTTGTGGTTTATCCACCTACCGTGCATAGACATGATACAGTTGGGGGGTACCCTTTTTCTGAAGAGAAGGATCTTCATGTTAATGTTGGGAGGCTTGTTAAGTTCTTGGTTGCATGGAGGTCGAGTGAGCATAGGTTGTTTGAGAAGATTTTAGAGTTGAGTTTTGCGATGGCAGAGGAGGGGTTTTGGAGTGAGCAGGATGTGAAGTTTACTGCTGCTTGGCTTCAGGACTTGCTTGCTGTAGGGTATCGGCAGCCTAGGTTAATGTCATTTGAATTGGATCGGCCACGTCCGACTATAGGTCATGGGGATCGAAAGGAGTTTGTTCCTCGGAAGTTTCCGTCTGTGCATCTTGGAGTGGAGGAAATAGGAACTGTGAATTATGAGATCGCCAATTTAATTCGATGGAGGAAGAATTTTGGGAATGTTGTGCTTATTATGTTTTGCAATGGGCCTGTCGAACGCACTGCCTTGGAATGGAGATTGCTTTATGGGAGAATATTCAAAACTGTGATTATCTTGTCGTGGCAGAAGAATGAGGATCTTGCTGTTGAAGTAGGCCATTTGGATCATATGTACAA GCATCTGCCCAAGATATTCGATCGATATAGCAGTGCCGAAGGCTTTTTATTCCTTCAGGATGATACTATTCTTAATTACTGGAATCTGCTTCAAGCTAGCAAGGCTAAACTTTGGATTACTGACAag GTATCCAAGTCCTGGACAACTGTGTCAACCAATGGAAACACAGATTGGTATGCAAAGCAAGCAGAAATGGTAAGAAAAGTTGTTGGCTCAATGCCAGTTCACTTCCAAGTCAATTACAAGGAAGCTATGAAAAGTGACCAGAGCCTCGTGATAGGCAGTTCTGAGATATTCTATATTCCTCAGCACTTCGTTACCGACTTTGTAGATCTTGTTGGTTTGGTGGGTGATCTAGATATTCATCAAAAGGTTGCCATACCCATGTTCTTTATGTCAATGGATTCACCTCAGAATTTTGATTCAGTGCTAAGCACAATGGTATATAAGCGGAAGCCACCACCTGATAACTCAACTCTTTATTCTGCTCAAGTACCTGCTGTTCATCCATGGAATGTGTCTAGTGAACAAGATTTCATAAAGCTGATAAGAATAATGGCAGAAGGTGACCCGCTCCTAATGGAGTTGGTTTGA
- the LOC118051651 gene encoding cycloartenol-C-24-methyltransferase isoform X1 translates to MLICSTLQLLYVLHICFFLCWSPSRLMFYDADFMKMPFSDNTFDAIFALEATCHAPDVHDCYKEIYRVLKPGQCFAAYEWCITESFDPLNQEHQRIKGEVELGNGLPDIRSVGECLEALQLAGFEVVREKDVAVGSPLPWYFPLDKNQFSLSSFRVTAVGRFITRNMVKTLEFLHLAPEGSQRVQAFLEKAADALVEGGRMGIFTPMYFFLARKPLL, encoded by the exons ATGTTAATTTGTTCGACACTTCAATTGCTTTATGTCCTCCACATCTGCTTTTTTCTATGTTGGAGCCCTTCACGCCTCATGTTTTATGACGCTGATTTCATGAAAATGCCATTTTCGGACAACACGTTTGATGCAATATTTGCACTAGAAGCCACTTGCCATGCACCGGATGTG CATGATTGCTATAAAGAGATTTACAGAGTGTTGAAACCTGGCCAGTGTTTTGCTGCTTATGAATGGTGCATAACTGAATCATTTGACCCTCTGAACCAAGAACACCAAAGGATTAAG GGAGAAGTTGAGCTTGGCAATGGGCTTCCTGACATCAGGTCAGTGGGAGAATGTCTTGAAGCTCTGCAACTTGCAGGTTTCGAG GTTGTAAGGGAGAAGGATGTTGCTGTCGGTTCACCTCTACCTTGGTATTTTCCTCTTGACAAAAATCAGTTCTCACTAAGCAGTTTCCGAGTAACAGCTGTTGGACGATTCATCACTAGGAACATG GTCAAAACCTTAGAGTTCTTGCACCTTGCACCAGAGGGTAGCCAAAGAGTTCAGGCTTTCTTGGAGAAAGCAGCAGATGCACTTGTTGAAGGCGGAAG GATGGGAATCTTCACACCTATGTACTTTTTCCTCGCTCGGAAGCCTCTTTTGTAG
- the LOC118051651 gene encoding cycloartenol-C-24-methyltransferase isoform X2, translating to MLICSTLQLLYVLHICFFLCWSPSRLMFYDADFMKMPFSDNTFDAIFALEATCHAPDVHDCYKEIYRVLKPGQCFAAYEWCITESFDPLNQEHQRIKGEVELGNGLPDIRSVGECLEALQLAGFEVVREKDVAVGSPLPWYFPLDKNQFSLSSFRVTAVGRFITRNMVKTLEFLHLAPEGSQRVQAFLEKAADALVEGGRQHAYKKIFKH from the exons ATGTTAATTTGTTCGACACTTCAATTGCTTTATGTCCTCCACATCTGCTTTTTTCTATGTTGGAGCCCTTCACGCCTCATGTTTTATGACGCTGATTTCATGAAAATGCCATTTTCGGACAACACGTTTGATGCAATATTTGCACTAGAAGCCACTTGCCATGCACCGGATGTG CATGATTGCTATAAAGAGATTTACAGAGTGTTGAAACCTGGCCAGTGTTTTGCTGCTTATGAATGGTGCATAACTGAATCATTTGACCCTCTGAACCAAGAACACCAAAGGATTAAG GGAGAAGTTGAGCTTGGCAATGGGCTTCCTGACATCAGGTCAGTGGGAGAATGTCTTGAAGCTCTGCAACTTGCAGGTTTCGAG GTTGTAAGGGAGAAGGATGTTGCTGTCGGTTCACCTCTACCTTGGTATTTTCCTCTTGACAAAAATCAGTTCTCACTAAGCAGTTTCCGAGTAACAGCTGTTGGACGATTCATCACTAGGAACATG GTCAAAACCTTAGAGTTCTTGCACCTTGCACCAGAGGGTAGCCAAAGAGTTCAGGCTTTCTTGGAGAAAGCAGCAGATGCACTTGTTGAAGGCGGAAG GCAGCATGCatacaaaaaaatctttaagcACTAA
- the LOC118051643 gene encoding protein TEEBE, with the protein MALFLSLCIALLFSFCHGLANAAIPPPPLDGLVENGDFEEAPAKSNLNKTVIIGKHSLPKWEINGLVEYVSGGPQPGGFFLAIPRGAHAVRLGNEASISQILTVKPGSVYALTFGATRTCAQDEVLKVSVPGQSSDLPLQTLYSSDGGDTYSLAWKATSKAVKVTFHNPGVQEDPSCGPLLDAIAIKELPPLKRTIGNLVKNGGFEVGPHVFKNFSTGILIPAKQQDLISPLPGWIVESLKPVKYIDKKHFFVPSGFAAIEMVAGRESAIAQVIRTIPNKFYNLTFTIGDAKNACHGSMMVEAFAAKETVKAPYVSQGKGGSKTASLRFQAISDRTRITFYSAYYHNKMHDYGHMCGPVLDDVRVFPTH; encoded by the exons ATGGCTTTGTTCCTCTCTCTTTGCAttgctctccttttctctttttgccATGGCTTAGCTAATGCTGCCATTCCACCCCCACCTCTTGATG GACTTGTTGAAAATGGGGATTTTGAAGAGGCACCAGCAAAATCAAACCTCAATAAAACGGTGATCATAGGAAAACACTCACTCCCAAAATGGGAAATCAATGGCCTGGTAGAGTATGTCTCAGGTGGGCCACAACCAGGGGGATTCTTCCTAGCCATTCCTCGGGGGGCCCATGCAGTGAGGCTAGGCAATGAGGCCTCTATCTCTCAAATTCTTACTGTCAAACCAGGCTCAGTCTATGCACTCACATTTGGAGCCACCAGAACCTGTGCTCAAGATGAAGTGCTAAAGGTCTCAGTCCCTGGCCAGTCAAGTGACCTCCCTCTGCAGACCTTGTATAGCAGTGATGGTGGTGACACTTACTCCTTGGCTTGGAAAGCTACTTCTAAAGCTGTCAAGGTCACATTTCATAACCCTGGTGTTCAAGAGGACCCCTCTTGTGGACCTCTATTGGATGCTATTGCAATCAAGGAGCTGCCACCTCTCAAGCGTACTATCG GCAACCTGGTTAAAAATGGTGGCTTTGAAGTTGGTCCACATGTGTTCAAGAACTTCTCAACTGGAATCTTGATCCCTGCCAAGCAACAAGATCTAATCTCACCACTCCCCGGCTGGATCGTTGAATCTCTCAAACCTGTAAAATACATTGACAAGAAGCACTTCTTTGTTCCCTCAGGATTTGCCGCGATTGAGATGGTAGCAGGGAGAGAGAGTGCCATAGCACAAGTCATTAGGACAATTCCTAACAAATTCTATAACCTCACATTTACAATTGGAGATGCAAAGAATGCTTGCCATGGATCTATGATGGTTGAGGCTTTTGCTGCCAAGGAAACTGTCAAAGCACCCTATGTTTCTCAGGGAAAGGGTGGATCCAAGACTGCAAGTTTAAGGTTCCAGGCAATTTCAGACAGGACAAGGATTACATTTTACAGTGCATACTATCACAACAAGATGCACGATTATGGTCATATGTGTGGCCCTGTCTTGGATGATGTTAGGGTGTTTCCAACTCACTGA